The following are encoded in a window of Sphaerisporangium siamense genomic DNA:
- a CDS encoding glycoside hydrolase family 16 protein, whose product MSIRGAYLIVVAASLTLCPIPEPAARHSPTAPPPAVRPETPPAPPVTPPPAVRRGTPPPYPPHAPPVVSRPAPPPARAADAGPDRPPPPVYDHRYGGTAAPSVPVPPPAPVPPPGLDGTPPAPPSPPAAPGSAEPPGGAASDRPDARWGVPVLVEDFDGDRVDTSKWEVYHSPGAAVNPRTAEATTVHDGMLRMTGGFYGGKDLSGGVASRMSQTYGRWEVRFRGEPGRGYSLVALLWPESQSPEYAEVDFAEVIDATRRSAGIYVHRGESRQAQSLVRADFTRWHTAAVDWTPGRLTFWLDGRRTWEYTGPNVPAARPMHLTLQNDVVCNQWSPCRDASTPATVSMFVDWVKIYRAP is encoded by the coding sequence ATGTCGATCCGTGGCGCGTACCTGATCGTGGTGGCGGCGAGCCTGACGCTCTGCCCGATCCCGGAACCGGCGGCCCGGCACTCCCCCACGGCTCCCCCGCCGGCCGTCCGCCCCGAGACACCCCCCGCGCCTCCCGTGACTCCCCCGCCGGCGGTCCGCCGCGGGACGCCGCCCCCGTACCCGCCCCACGCCCCGCCGGTGGTGAGCCGTCCCGCTCCCCCGCCCGCCCGTGCGGCGGACGCCGGCCCCGACCGCCCCCCGCCTCCCGTCTACGACCACCGGTACGGCGGCACCGCCGCGCCATCGGTCCCGGTTCCCCCGCCTGCCCCTGTCCCCCCGCCCGGCCTGGACGGCACCCCGCCCGCTCCTCCCTCTCCGCCGGCCGCGCCCGGCTCCGCCGAGCCGCCGGGCGGCGCCGCGTCCGATCGTCCCGACGCCCGGTGGGGCGTGCCCGTGCTGGTGGAGGACTTCGACGGCGACCGGGTCGACACGAGCAAGTGGGAGGTCTACCACTCCCCCGGCGCCGCGGTGAACCCGCGCACCGCCGAGGCGACCACCGTCCACGACGGCATGCTGCGCATGACCGGCGGCTTCTACGGCGGCAAGGACCTGTCCGGCGGCGTCGCGAGCCGGATGTCGCAGACCTACGGCCGCTGGGAGGTCCGGTTCCGCGGCGAGCCCGGCCGCGGGTACTCGCTGGTCGCGCTGCTGTGGCCGGAGAGCCAGAGCCCCGAGTACGCCGAGGTCGACTTCGCCGAGGTGATCGACGCGACCCGCCGGAGCGCGGGGATCTACGTCCACCGGGGCGAGTCGCGGCAGGCGCAAAGCCTGGTGCGCGCCGACTTCACGCGCTGGCACACGGCGGCCGTCGACTGGACGCCCGGACGGCTGACGTTCTGGCTCGACGGCAGGCGGACCTGGGAGTACACCGGGCCGAACGTCCCCGCGGCGCGGCCCATGCACCTCACCCTGCAGAACGACGTGGTCTGCAACCAGTGGTCGCCCTGCCGGGACGCGTCCACGCCCGCCACGGTGTCGATGTTCGTGGACTGGGTCAAGATCTACCGGGCGCCCTGA
- a CDS encoding PucR family transcriptional regulator — translation MDLQETVDEIAGILDASATLEDRSFQMLAYAAQSGDIDTVRRESILRRRASDEVRAYFEGYGIASAEGPVRIPADRGLGVLARVCVPLRHRGVTYGYLWLLDSGALGDERLARVAPLVERAAAALAREARSRQDLGARLRDLLSADPELRASAAIDLPGPCAAIAVQSGTGGVVPLWTLPRGVIADAGDPVTAVLVPAAQAEAVAARVIGMYGTAAGIGGVRDDVGEAWRSWREATLALRVAQRVPRHAPVACWSSLGVHRLLARLSAAELADLAAEAAVLDGELAHTVGTYLDHAGHAGETAARLGVHRQTLYYRLAKAERATGLDLADGEDRLVLHLGLKAAELLDGPARARVRAPGRS, via the coding sequence GTGGATCTGCAGGAAACAGTCGATGAGATCGCGGGGATCCTGGACGCCTCCGCGACGCTGGAGGACCGCTCGTTCCAGATGCTCGCCTACGCGGCCCAGAGCGGGGACATCGACACCGTGCGCCGCGAGTCCATCCTGCGCAGGCGCGCCTCCGACGAGGTCCGCGCCTACTTCGAGGGGTACGGCATCGCCTCGGCCGAGGGCCCGGTCCGCATCCCGGCCGACCGGGGCCTCGGCGTGCTGGCCCGCGTCTGCGTCCCGCTGCGCCACCGCGGCGTCACCTACGGCTACCTGTGGCTGCTGGACTCCGGCGCGCTCGGCGACGAGCGGCTGGCCCGGGTCGCGCCCCTGGTGGAACGTGCCGCCGCCGCCCTGGCCAGGGAGGCGCGCAGCCGCCAGGACCTCGGCGCCCGCCTGCGCGACCTGCTGTCGGCCGACCCCGAGCTGCGCGCCTCCGCCGCGATCGATCTTCCCGGGCCGTGCGCCGCGATCGCCGTGCAGAGCGGCACCGGCGGCGTCGTGCCGCTGTGGACGCTGCCGCGCGGCGTGATCGCCGACGCGGGCGACCCGGTCACCGCCGTCCTCGTCCCCGCCGCGCAGGCCGAGGCCGTCGCGGCCCGGGTCATCGGCATGTACGGCACGGCGGCGGGCATCGGCGGCGTCCGGGACGACGTCGGCGAGGCGTGGCGGAGCTGGCGGGAGGCGACGCTGGCGCTGCGCGTCGCCCAGCGGGTGCCCCGGCACGCGCCCGTCGCCTGCTGGAGCTCGCTCGGCGTCCACCGCCTGCTCGCCCGGCTCTCCGCCGCCGAGCTGGCCGACCTCGCCGCCGAGGCCGCCGTGCTGGACGGCGAGCTGGCCCACACCGTCGGCACCTACCTCGACCACGCCGGGCACGCCGGGGAGACCGCGGCGCGGCTCGGCGTCCACCGCCAGACCCTCTACTACCGGCTGGCCAAGGCCGAGCGCGCCACCGGGCTCGACCTCGCCGACGGAGAGGACCGCCTCGTGCTGCACCTCGGGCTCAAGGCGGCCGAACTGCTGGACGGGCCCGCCCGCGCCCGGGTCAGGGCGCCCGGTAGATCTTGA
- a CDS encoding proline dehydrogenase family protein: MLGSLLLAVSRSPLARRAVSGFPVTRHVVDRFVAGEDAGDALRAVRRLTDARLTVTLDHLGEETKDARAAAETVKAYVTMLDTLRPLGLGDRAEVSVKLSAVGQMLDDRMALDHAREVCAAARDAATTVTLDMEDHTTVDSTLSILRDLREDFPSTGVAIQAYLHRSEQDLRELSREGSRVRLVKGAYREPATVAHQKKTEVDKAYVRCLRILMEGKGYPMVATHDDRLISITELLADEAGRSRDSFEYQMLYGIRTDKQEALAAAGSTVRVYVPYGDDWYGYFMRRLAERPANVAFFLRSLRSK, translated from the coding sequence ATGCTCGGTTCCCTGCTTCTGGCGGTTTCGCGCAGCCCTCTCGCGCGCCGCGCCGTATCGGGTTTCCCGGTCACCCGGCATGTGGTGGACCGGTTCGTCGCGGGCGAGGACGCCGGAGACGCGCTGCGCGCCGTGCGCCGCCTCACCGACGCGCGCCTCACGGTCACCCTCGACCATCTCGGCGAGGAGACCAAGGACGCCAGGGCCGCCGCCGAGACGGTCAAGGCGTACGTCACGATGCTGGACACGCTGCGCCCCCTCGGCCTCGGCGACCGCGCCGAAGTGTCGGTCAAGCTCTCGGCCGTCGGCCAGATGCTGGACGACCGCATGGCCCTGGACCACGCCCGCGAGGTCTGCGCCGCCGCGCGGGACGCCGCCACCACCGTGACCCTGGACATGGAAGATCACACCACGGTCGACTCCACGCTGTCGATCCTGCGCGACCTGCGCGAGGACTTCCCCTCCACCGGCGTGGCGATCCAGGCGTACCTGCACCGCAGCGAGCAGGACCTGCGCGAGCTGTCCCGGGAGGGCTCCCGGGTGCGGCTGGTCAAGGGCGCCTACCGCGAGCCCGCCACCGTCGCCCACCAGAAGAAGACCGAGGTGGACAAGGCGTACGTGCGGTGCCTGCGCATCCTCATGGAGGGGAAGGGGTATCCCATGGTGGCCACGCACGACGACCGGCTCATCTCGATCACCGAGCTGCTCGCCGACGAGGCCGGACGGAGCCGCGACAGCTTCGAGTACCAGATGCTCTACGGGATCAGGACCGACAAGCAGGAGGCGCTCGCCGCCGCCGGCTCCACCGTCCGCGTCTACGTGCCCTACGGCGACGACTGGTACGGCTACTTCATGCGCCGCCTGGCCGAGCGGCCCGCCAACGTCGCCTTCTTCCTGCGTTCACTCCGCTCCAAGTGA
- the pruA gene encoding L-glutamate gamma-semialdehyde dehydrogenase, translating to MDAVTNVPVPANEPVHGYAPGSAERAALEGRVKELSGTAIDLTMTIGGERRMATGPAIEVVQPHNHAHVLGHTADASAADVRAAVDTALRAAPAWRALPFEERAAIFLRAADLLSGPWRATLNAATILGQSKTAQQAEIDAACELIDFLRFNVHFARQLLTEQPSSSPGVWNRMEYRPLEGFVLAITPFNFTAIAGNLPTSAALMGNVVVWKPSPTQQFAAHFTMRLLEEAGLPPGVINMVTGNGAAVSEVALTHPRLAGIHFTGSTATFQHLWATVGANIAGYRGYPRLVGETGGKDFVLAHPSADPAALTTALIRGAFEYQGQKCSAASRAYVPRSIWSGIRDDFVATAESLTVGDVAADLSTFMGAVIDARAFAKNKAAIDRAKATGSVEVLTGSYDDSTGYFVRPTVLVGADPEDEVFVKEYFGPILAVHVYDDGDYDTVLDQLEGVSPYALTGAVIARDRYAIAEATERLRFAAGNFYINDKPTGAVVGQQPFGGARGSGTNDKAGSIFNLIRWVNARAIKETFVPPVVAPPYRGDIPQTGWQQPGLDALGFTE from the coding sequence ATGGATGCCGTCACCAACGTCCCCGTCCCGGCCAACGAGCCGGTCCACGGCTACGCCCCCGGCAGCGCCGAACGGGCGGCGCTGGAGGGCCGTGTCAAGGAGCTGTCCGGCACGGCGATCGACCTGACGATGACGATCGGCGGGGAGCGGCGCATGGCCACCGGCCCGGCCATCGAGGTCGTGCAGCCGCACAACCACGCCCACGTGCTCGGGCACACCGCCGACGCCTCGGCCGCCGACGTGCGCGCCGCCGTCGACACCGCGCTGCGGGCCGCCCCGGCATGGCGGGCGCTGCCGTTCGAGGAGCGGGCCGCGATCTTCCTCAGGGCCGCCGACCTGCTGTCGGGCCCGTGGCGGGCGACGCTCAACGCGGCCACGATCCTCGGCCAGTCCAAGACCGCGCAGCAGGCCGAGATCGACGCCGCCTGCGAGCTGATCGACTTCCTGCGCTTCAACGTGCACTTCGCGCGGCAGCTCCTCACCGAGCAGCCGAGCTCGTCGCCGGGTGTGTGGAACCGCATGGAGTACCGGCCGCTGGAAGGCTTCGTGCTGGCGATCACGCCGTTCAACTTCACCGCCATCGCCGGCAACCTGCCGACCTCCGCGGCGCTGATGGGCAACGTGGTCGTGTGGAAGCCGTCGCCGACGCAGCAGTTCGCCGCGCACTTCACGATGCGCCTGCTGGAGGAGGCCGGGCTGCCGCCGGGCGTCATCAACATGGTGACCGGCAACGGCGCGGCCGTCTCGGAGGTCGCGCTCACCCACCCGCGGCTGGCGGGCATCCACTTCACCGGGTCCACCGCGACCTTCCAGCACCTGTGGGCCACCGTCGGCGCCAACATCGCCGGCTACCGCGGCTACCCGCGCCTGGTCGGCGAGACCGGCGGCAAGGACTTCGTGCTCGCCCACCCGTCCGCCGACCCGGCCGCGCTCACCACGGCGCTGATCCGCGGCGCGTTCGAGTACCAGGGCCAGAAGTGCTCGGCGGCCTCCCGGGCGTACGTCCCCCGCTCGATCTGGAGCGGGATCCGCGACGACTTCGTGGCGACCGCCGAGTCCCTGACCGTGGGCGACGTCGCCGCCGACCTGTCGACGTTCATGGGCGCGGTCATCGACGCGCGCGCGTTCGCCAAGAACAAGGCGGCCATCGACCGGGCGAAGGCCACCGGCTCGGTGGAGGTGCTCACCGGCTCCTACGACGACTCCACCGGCTACTTCGTCAGGCCCACGGTGCTGGTCGGCGCCGACCCCGAGGACGAGGTGTTCGTCAAGGAGTACTTCGGGCCGATCCTCGCCGTGCACGTCTACGACGACGGCGACTACGACACCGTCCTCGACCAGCTGGAGGGCGTGTCCCCGTACGCGCTGACCGGCGCGGTCATCGCCCGCGACCGGTACGCGATCGCCGAGGCGACCGAGCGGCTGCGCTTCGCGGCCGGCAACTTCTACATCAACGACAAGCCCACCGGCGCGGTCGTCGGGCAGCAGCCGTTCGGCGGCGCCCGGGGCTCGGGCACCAACGACAAGGCCGGCTCGATCTTCAACCTGATCCGCTGGGTCAACGCCCGCGCCATCAAGGAGACCTTCGTGCCGCCGGTCGTCGCGCCGCCCTACCGGGGCGACATCCCCCAGACCGGCTGGCAGCAGCCCGGCCTGGACGCGCTCGGCTTCACGGAGTGA
- a CDS encoding NUDIX hydrolase has protein sequence MTAAGHDGGHTTLADVLGGYAPASESEAAELRRVRALASGENPWDRATPLHLTASALIVHPPTRRVLLRWHPRQRAWLQVGGHADPHEELPLAIALREGAEETGLADLTPWPDAALVHLVIVPVAAGSAEPAHEHADLRFVLATATPEAVRPENPEARLRWASIAEARELTTEANLRETLSRVGRLLEDAPASAGAV, from the coding sequence ATGACCGCGGCCGGGCACGACGGCGGGCACACCACACTGGCGGACGTCCTCGGCGGGTACGCGCCGGCGTCGGAGAGCGAGGCGGCCGAGCTGCGGCGGGTCCGTGCGCTGGCCTCTGGCGAGAACCCCTGGGACCGGGCGACGCCGCTGCACCTCACGGCGTCCGCGCTGATCGTCCACCCGCCGACCCGCCGCGTGCTGCTGCGCTGGCATCCGCGGCAGCGGGCGTGGCTCCAGGTGGGCGGGCACGCCGACCCGCACGAGGAGCTTCCCCTCGCGATCGCCCTGCGCGAGGGCGCCGAGGAGACCGGGCTCGCCGACCTCACGCCGTGGCCGGACGCGGCGCTGGTGCACCTCGTCATCGTCCCCGTCGCCGCCGGGTCCGCCGAGCCCGCGCACGAGCACGCCGACCTGCGCTTCGTCCTCGCCACCGCCACGCCCGAGGCGGTGCGGCCGGAGAACCCGGAGGCGCGGCTGCGGTGGGCGTCCATCGCCGAGGCCCGCGAGCTGACCACCGAGGCCAACCTGCGCGAGACGCTGTCCCGCGTCGGGCGGCTCCTGGAAGACGCGCCCGCCTCCGCCGGGGCCGTGTGA
- a CDS encoding alkaline phosphatase D family protein yields MQRLDRRSFLVTGLAAGAIATVPAASALAEPDPAAETALSLASRGLRTDPFQLGVASGDPGHDGFVIWTRLAPQPLAEDGSGGMPSRPFPVLWQVYADERLRHVVRAGVAIASPEWGHGVHVEVGGLQPGREYWYRFRLGSYVSPAGRTRTAPHPLTLGGPLSMAFVSCAQYEHGYFTSYRRLAEDHPDLVLHLGDYQYEYTKDTYTIPGGNVRDHDGPETETLAGYRQRHAQYKADPDLQAAHATAPWLVVWDDHELDNNWADEVPERPDIPQPNFLARREAAFRAYYENMPLRRTSVPRGIDMQLYRRIRWGRLATFHMLDTRQFRDDQACGDGYRDCPAALDPARSITGPEQEAWLIDGFRQSRAQWDIIGQQVFFGQRDNNAGPAKVTSMDAWDGYVASRQRITQGWVDARVRNAVVLTGDVHAHWAGDLKLDYDDPDGRVVGSELVATSISTGGDGADSDPAGQPFLKINPHLKFYNNQRGYVLTKVERDQLTADFRVVPHVQTPGAAVHTKATFVVDDRVPGVRQTYLRPVDPALRTTGAPTIEDTVKLETDRP; encoded by the coding sequence GTGCAGCGTCTCGACCGACGATCATTCCTCGTCACCGGACTGGCCGCAGGAGCGATCGCCACAGTCCCCGCCGCCTCGGCCCTCGCCGAGCCCGACCCCGCCGCCGAGACCGCGCTGAGCCTCGCCTCCCGCGGGCTGCGCACCGACCCGTTCCAGCTCGGAGTGGCCTCCGGCGACCCCGGCCACGACGGCTTCGTGATCTGGACGCGCCTCGCCCCCCAGCCGCTCGCCGAGGACGGCTCCGGAGGCATGCCGTCCCGCCCCTTCCCCGTCCTGTGGCAGGTGTACGCCGACGAACGCCTGCGCCACGTCGTGCGCGCCGGCGTGGCCATCGCCTCGCCCGAATGGGGGCACGGCGTCCACGTGGAGGTCGGCGGCCTGCAGCCCGGGCGCGAGTACTGGTACCGCTTCCGCCTCGGCTCCTACGTCTCCCCCGCCGGCCGGACCAGGACCGCGCCCCACCCGCTGACCCTGGGCGGACCGCTCTCCATGGCGTTCGTGTCCTGCGCGCAGTACGAGCACGGGTACTTCACCTCCTACCGGCGCCTCGCCGAGGACCACCCCGACCTCGTGCTGCACCTCGGCGACTACCAGTACGAGTACACCAAGGACACCTACACGATCCCCGGCGGCAACGTCCGCGACCACGACGGCCCCGAGACCGAGACGCTGGCCGGCTACCGGCAGCGGCACGCCCAGTACAAGGCCGACCCCGACCTGCAGGCCGCGCACGCCACCGCCCCCTGGCTGGTCGTCTGGGACGACCACGAGCTCGACAACAACTGGGCCGACGAGGTGCCCGAGCGGCCCGACATCCCCCAGCCGAACTTCCTGGCCCGCCGCGAGGCCGCGTTCCGCGCTTACTACGAGAACATGCCGCTGCGCCGCACCTCGGTCCCGCGCGGCATCGACATGCAGCTCTACCGGCGGATCCGCTGGGGACGCCTGGCCACCTTCCACATGCTCGACACCCGCCAGTTCCGCGACGACCAGGCCTGCGGCGACGGCTACCGCGACTGCCCGGCCGCCCTCGACCCCGCCCGCTCCATCACCGGGCCCGAGCAGGAGGCATGGCTGATCGACGGCTTCCGCCAGTCCCGCGCCCAGTGGGACATCATCGGCCAGCAGGTCTTCTTCGGCCAGCGCGACAACAACGCCGGGCCCGCCAAGGTGACCAGCATGGACGCCTGGGACGGCTACGTCGCCTCCCGCCAGAGGATCACCCAGGGCTGGGTGGACGCCAGGGTCCGCAACGCCGTCGTCCTCACCGGCGACGTGCACGCGCACTGGGCCGGCGACCTCAAGCTCGACTACGACGACCCCGACGGCCGCGTGGTCGGCTCGGAGCTGGTCGCCACCTCGATCAGCACGGGCGGCGACGGCGCCGACTCCGACCCCGCCGGCCAGCCCTTCCTCAAGATCAACCCGCACCTGAAGTTCTACAACAACCAGCGCGGCTACGTGCTCACCAAGGTCGAACGCGACCAGCTCACGGCCGACTTCCGCGTCGTACCCCACGTCCAGACGCCCGGCGCCGCCGTCCACACCAAGGCCACCTTCGTCGTCGACGACCGCGTCCCCGGCGTCCGCCAGACCTACCTCCGCCCCGTCGACCCCGCCCTCAGAACCACCGGCGCCCCCACCATCGAAGACACCGTAAAACTCGAAACCGACCGCCCGTAA
- a CDS encoding ATP-binding cassette domain-containing protein, with translation MGHVEVDGLTYVLPDGRLLLHEVSFRVGEGVTAGLVGPNGAGKTTLLGLIAGDLAPAAGRVARSGGLGVMRQFIGAVRDGRTVHDLLLSVAPERLRGAAAALRAAEAALAARDDEPAQLAYAHALAEYGDAGGYAMEVVWDTCATEAMGLPYDAIRERPVVTLSGGEQKRLVLEALLRGPDEVLLLDEPDNYLDVPAKRRLEEALRATAKTVLLVSHDRQLLATAADRIVTVESRGAWVHGGGFATYAQARRDRVARLEERRRRWDEERAKLARLVQTLRQTAANNDALSSAYRAARTRLERFEQAGPPEQAPREQNVRMRLRGGRTGKRVIVCEGLAITGLTRPFDTEIWYGERVAILGANGSGKSHFLRLLTEATGEAPPTAAAPTPQGPALPEELVLHEELAPHGELALRQGLVLHEELARHKGRVRYEGLVRLGARVVPGHFAQTHLRPDLHGRTPADLITERHGLTLNEAMAALARYELAPAGRQRFETLSGGQQARLQILLLELQGATLLLLDEPTDNLDLASADALQRGLEGFSGTVLAVTHDRWFATDFDRYLIFHPNGTVHESPQPTWD, from the coding sequence ATGGGACATGTGGAGGTGGACGGCCTCACCTACGTGCTGCCCGACGGGCGGCTCCTGCTCCACGAGGTCTCCTTCCGCGTCGGTGAAGGCGTCACCGCCGGGCTGGTCGGCCCCAACGGCGCGGGCAAGACCACCCTCCTCGGGCTGATCGCAGGCGATCTCGCCCCCGCCGCGGGCCGGGTGGCCCGATCGGGCGGGCTCGGCGTCATGCGGCAGTTCATCGGCGCCGTCCGCGACGGCCGCACCGTCCACGACCTGCTCCTGTCGGTCGCGCCCGAACGGCTGCGCGGCGCCGCCGCCGCCCTGCGCGCGGCCGAGGCGGCGCTGGCGGCGCGCGACGACGAACCGGCGCAACTCGCCTACGCCCACGCGCTGGCCGAGTACGGCGACGCCGGCGGGTACGCCATGGAGGTCGTGTGGGACACCTGCGCGACCGAGGCCATGGGGCTGCCGTACGACGCGATCAGGGAGCGGCCGGTGGTCACCTTGTCCGGCGGCGAGCAGAAGCGGCTCGTGCTGGAGGCGCTGCTGCGCGGCCCCGACGAGGTGCTCCTGCTCGACGAGCCGGACAACTACCTCGACGTCCCGGCCAAGCGCCGGTTGGAGGAGGCGCTGCGCGCCACCGCCAAGACCGTGCTGCTCGTCTCCCACGACCGGCAACTCCTGGCCACCGCCGCCGACCGCATCGTCACCGTCGAGTCCCGGGGGGCGTGGGTCCACGGCGGCGGCTTCGCCACCTACGCCCAGGCCCGGCGCGACCGCGTCGCCCGCCTGGAGGAGCGCCGCCGCCGCTGGGACGAGGAGCGCGCCAAGCTCGCCCGCCTCGTCCAGACCCTCCGGCAGACCGCCGCCAACAACGACGCCCTTTCATCGGCCTACCGCGCGGCACGCACACGGCTGGAGCGCTTCGAGCAGGCGGGCCCGCCCGAGCAGGCGCCCAGGGAACAGAACGTCCGCATGCGCCTGCGCGGCGGGCGCACCGGCAAACGGGTGATCGTCTGCGAGGGGCTGGCCATCACGGGCCTGACCCGGCCCTTCGACACCGAGATCTGGTACGGCGAACGCGTCGCCATCCTCGGCGCCAACGGCTCGGGCAAGTCCCACTTCCTCCGCCTCCTCACCGAGGCGACAGGCGAAGCCCCGCCGACGGCCGCCGCGCCGACACCGCAAGGGCCGGCGCTGCCCGAGGAACTGGTGCTGCATGAGGAATTGGCGCCGCATGGAGAGCTGGCGCTGCGGCAGGGGCTGGTGCTGCATGAGGAACTGGCGCGTCACAAGGGGCGGGTGCGGTATGAGGGGCTGGTGCGGCTAGGGGCGCGGGTCGTGCCGGGGCACTTCGCACAGACGCACCTGCGCCCCGACCTGCACGGCCGCACCCCCGCCGACCTGATCACCGAACGGCACGGGCTGACGCTCAACGAGGCCATGGCCGCGCTGGCCCGATACGAACTCGCCCCGGCCGGACGGCAGCGCTTCGAGACCCTGTCCGGCGGCCAGCAGGCCCGGCTGCAGATCCTCCTCCTCGAACTCCAGGGCGCGACCCTCCTCCTCCTGGACGAGCCGACCGACAACCTCGACCTGGCCAGCGCCGACGCCCTCCAGCGGGGCCTGGAGGGATTCTCCGGCACGGTCCTCGCCGTCACCCACGACCGCTGGTTCGCCACCGACTTCGACCGCTATTTGATCTTCCACCCCAACGGAACCGTCCACGAATCCCCACAACCGACCTGGGACTGA
- a CDS encoding TetR/AcrR family transcriptional regulator: MNANTSGSDTAGNVWLRPAKARRATAPLSPERIAGEAVELLDEEGIGGLTMRRLAERLGTGSTTLYWHVKTKDDVLDLALDTIFAAVPLPAAARERAGSSAPANDGAPPSGGHGGSWRDEITLLINGWRAVLLAHPWSTAALGRPLLGPNVLGRTEFLHATLAGAGFREPHLTAAAYGLFNYVIGSTVMQVIAQAGDEARTREATARHLRENADRYPTLAAMDPTAADWDTTFALGLGYLLDGMAGPGPHSPAPPRG; this comes from the coding sequence ATGAACGCGAACACGTCGGGATCGGACACGGCGGGGAACGTGTGGCTGCGCCCGGCGAAGGCCCGGCGCGCGACGGCTCCGCTCAGCCCCGAGCGCATCGCCGGCGAGGCCGTCGAACTGCTGGACGAGGAGGGCATCGGCGGGCTGACCATGCGGCGGCTGGCCGAACGCCTCGGCACCGGCTCGACGACGTTGTACTGGCACGTCAAGACCAAGGACGACGTCCTGGACCTGGCACTGGACACCATCTTCGCCGCGGTCCCGCTCCCCGCGGCGGCGCGCGAGCGGGCCGGATCGAGCGCCCCCGCGAACGATGGGGCTCCGCCGTCAGGAGGCCATGGCGGGAGCTGGCGGGACGAGATCACCCTCCTGATCAACGGCTGGCGGGCCGTCCTGCTGGCGCATCCGTGGTCGACGGCCGCGCTGGGCCGTCCGCTCCTCGGGCCGAACGTCCTCGGCAGGACGGAGTTCCTGCACGCCACCCTGGCCGGGGCGGGCTTTCGCGAGCCCCATCTCACCGCAGCCGCCTACGGACTGTTCAACTACGTCATCGGCTCCACGGTGATGCAGGTCATCGCGCAGGCGGGCGACGAGGCGCGCACCCGCGAGGCGACCGCGCGCCACCTGCGCGAGAACGCGGACCGCTACCCGACCCTGGCCGCGATGGACCCCACGGCCGCCGACTGGGACACCACCTTCGCCCTAGGGCTCGGCTACCTCCTCGACGGCATGGCGGGACCCGGCCCGCACTCCCCCGCCCCGCCACGCGGCTGA
- a CDS encoding PPOX class F420-dependent oxidoreductase, whose protein sequence is MKRMSDDEWRRFVREGTRTGKIGVTRADGRPHVTPVWFTLDGDDFVFTTARAGQKARSMRRDPRVSICVDDERPPYAFVMVEGTATLSDDLDELRKWATVLGGRYMGPDLAAEYGRRNGAPGEVVVRVRAERVIAASDIAI, encoded by the coding sequence ATGAAACGGATGAGTGACGACGAGTGGCGCCGGTTCGTGCGGGAAGGCACGCGCACCGGCAAGATCGGGGTCACGCGCGCGGACGGCCGCCCGCACGTCACCCCCGTGTGGTTCACCCTCGACGGCGACGACTTCGTGTTCACCACCGCCCGCGCCGGCCAGAAGGCCCGGAGCATGCGGCGCGACCCCCGGGTGTCGATCTGCGTCGACGACGAGCGGCCGCCGTACGCGTTCGTCATGGTCGAGGGCACGGCCACGCTGTCGGACGACCTGGACGAGCTCCGGAAGTGGGCCACCGTCCTCGGCGGCCGCTACATGGGCCCGGACCTCGCCGCGGAGTACGGCCGCCGCAACGGCGCGCCGGGCGAGGTGGTGGTGCGCGTCCGGGCGGAACGGGTCATCGCGGCGAGCGACATCGCCATCTGA